A part of Vulpes lagopus strain Blue_001 chromosome 4, ASM1834538v1, whole genome shotgun sequence genomic DNA contains:
- the LOC121489983 gene encoding CDKN2A-interacting protein isoform X1: MAQEVSEYLSQNPRAAAWVEALRCDGETDKHWRHRREFLLRNAGGLAPTGPDAEAAADAESGSRHRQLQQLVSFSMAWANHVFLGCRYPQKVMDKILSMAEGIKVTDAPIHTTRDELVAKVKKRGISSSNEGVEEPAKKRLLEGRNNSAAEQEHAKLSAKAERASAQQENSSTCTGSSVKPESGNATRSSGTSSQNSSTGDGDRSLSSQNSSSISSQVTAAGSGKALESEAPDKHGSASIVSSLLKSSVNSHMTQSTDSRQQSGSPKKSVLEGSSVSASQSISEIEVPLLGSSGSSEGELPLLSSKPSSETASGGLTSKTSSEASVSSSVSKNTSSSGTSLLTPKSSTSTSTSLLTSKSTSQVAASLLASKSSSQTSGSLVSKSTSLASVSQLASKSSSQTSTSQLPSKSTSQSSESSVKFSCCKLTNEDVKQKQPFFNRLYKTVAWKLVAVGGFSPNVNHGELLNAAIEALKATLDVFFVPLKELADLPQNKSSQESIVCELRCKSVYLGTGCGKSKENAKAVASREALKLFLKKKVVVKICKRKYRGSEIEDLVLLDEESRPVNLPPALKHPQELL; the protein is encoded by the exons ATGGCGCAGGAGGTGTCGGAGTACCTGAGCCAGAACCCGCGGGCGGCCGCCTGGGTGGAGGCGCTGCGCTGCGACGGCGAGACTGACAAACACTGGCGCCACCGCCGGGAGTTCCTGCTCCGCAACGCCGGGGGCCTGGCCCCGACCGGCCCTGACGCGGAGGCAGCTGCCGACGCCGAGAGCGGGAGCCGCCATCGGCAGCTGCAGCAGCTCGTCTCCTTCTCCATGGCCTGGGCGAACCACGTCTTTCTCGGGTGCCG gtACCCACAAAAAGTTATGGATAAAATACTTAGTATGGCTGAAGGCATCAAAGTGACAGATGCTCCAATCCATACAACAAGAGACGAACTGGTTGCCAAGGTGAAGAAAAGAGGGATATCGAGTAGCAATG aagGGGTAGAAGAGCCAGCGAAGAAACGACTCCTAGAAGGAAGAAACAATTCTGCAGCTGAGCAAGAGCATGCAAAACTTTCTGCCAAAGCAGAACGTGCATCAGCTCAGCAGGAAAACAGCTCAACATGTACGGGGTCATCTGTGAAGCCAGAAAGTGGGAACGCCACTCGAAGCTCTGGCACCTCGAGTCAGAATAGCTCTACAGGTGATGGAGATCGATCTCTTTCCAGCCAAAATAGTAGCAGCATTTCCTCTCAGGTAACAGCGGCAGGGTCTGGAAAAGCTTTGGAATCAGAAGCTCCAGATAAACATGGTTCAGCCTCAATTGTTTCTTCGTTGTTGAAATCCAGTGTGAATAGTCACATGACCCAATCTACTGATTCCAGACAACAAAGTGGATCACCTAAAAAGAGTGTTTTGGAAGGTTCTTCAGTCTCAGCTTCTCAAAGTATCTCGGAGATTGAGGTGCCCTTGTTGGGCTCCTCTGGAAGCTCAGAAGGAGAGCTGCCACTGTTGTCTTCCAAGCCTAGTTCAGAGACAGCTTCAGGTGGGTTAACTTCCAAAACTAGTTCAGAGGCAagtgtttcttcatctgtttctaAAAATACTTCCTCATCAGGCACATCCCTACTAACTCCCAAGAGCAGCACATCGACAAGTACATCTCTGCTGACTTCCAAAAGCACTTCGCAGGTAGCTGCATCACTGTTAGCTTCCAAGAGCAGCTCCCAGACCAGCGGATCTCTAGTTTCCAAAAGCACTTCCTTAGCAAGTGTGTCCCAGCTGGCTTCTAAGAGTAGTTCTCAGACTAGCACATCACAGTTGCCTTCTAAAAGTACTTCACAGTCAAGTGAGAGTTCTGTCAAATTTTCTTGTTGCAAGTTAACCAATGAAGATGTGAAGCAGAAACAGCCGTTTTTCAACAGACTGTATAAGACGGTGGCGTGGAAGTTGGTAGCTGTTGGTGGCTTTAGTCCCAATGTGAATCATGGCGAGCTCCTAAACGCAGCTATTGAAGCTCTGAAGGCAACACTGGATGTGTTTTTTGTTCCGCTAAAAGAACTAGCAGATCTGCCTCAAAATAAAAGCTCTCAAGAAAGTATTGTTTGTGAATTGAGGTGCAAGTCTGTGTATTTGGGCACTGGCtgtggaaaaagcaaagaaaatgcaaaagctGTTGCATCAAGAGAAGCACTGAAGTTATTTCTCAAGAAGAAAGTAGTGGTAAAGATATGTAAAAGGAAATACAGAGGCAGTGAAATAGAAGATCTGGTCCTCCTTGATGAAGAGTCAAGGCCGGTAAACTTACCGCCAGCATTAAAACATCCTCAAGAATTATTATAA
- the LOC121489983 gene encoding CDKN2A-interacting protein isoform X2, translating into MAQEVSEYLSQNPRAAAWVEALRCDGETDKHWRHRREFLLRNAGGLAPTGPDAEAAADAESGSRHRQLQQLVSFSMAWANHVFLGCRYPQKVMDKILSMAEGIKVTDAPIHTTRDELVAKKG; encoded by the exons ATGGCGCAGGAGGTGTCGGAGTACCTGAGCCAGAACCCGCGGGCGGCCGCCTGGGTGGAGGCGCTGCGCTGCGACGGCGAGACTGACAAACACTGGCGCCACCGCCGGGAGTTCCTGCTCCGCAACGCCGGGGGCCTGGCCCCGACCGGCCCTGACGCGGAGGCAGCTGCCGACGCCGAGAGCGGGAGCCGCCATCGGCAGCTGCAGCAGCTCGTCTCCTTCTCCATGGCCTGGGCGAACCACGTCTTTCTCGGGTGCCG gtACCCACAAAAAGTTATGGATAAAATACTTAGTATGGCTGAAGGCATCAAAGTGACAGATGCTCCAATCCATACAACAAGAGACGAACTGGTTGCCAAG aagGGGTAG